From the Arthrobacter sp. PM3 genome, one window contains:
- a CDS encoding Fpg/Nei family DNA glycosylase yields the protein MPEGHSVHRLARQFGDVFAAERLSVSSPQGRFAPGAALLDGHVMTAATAHGKHLFLEFDHGVVLHVHLGLYGAWDFGGDAAFRGASSIGAPRKVGEREVYDAGADAGADAAASPAYAGPPAPVGAVRVRLVGAHGWADLRGATTCEAITGPEAAGVLARLGPDPLRNLPGDRDTFAAVVTGKRTPVAALLMDQKVIAGVGNVYRAELLFRQRINPWLPGTALSSDAARRLWDDTAALMSDGVRDGRIITTPPQYWGAVRDEPAVTPADGPAAGLPDPGRSHFVYRRHGQDCRDCGTAVALTELGARKLYWCPQCQQA from the coding sequence GTGCCGGAAGGGCACTCCGTCCACCGGCTGGCACGCCAGTTCGGTGACGTTTTTGCGGCGGAGAGGCTGAGCGTCTCAAGTCCGCAGGGGCGGTTCGCGCCCGGCGCCGCCTTGTTGGACGGCCACGTCATGACGGCCGCGACAGCTCACGGGAAGCATCTCTTCCTTGAGTTCGACCACGGCGTGGTCCTGCACGTCCATCTGGGCCTCTACGGCGCCTGGGATTTCGGCGGGGATGCCGCGTTCCGCGGCGCCTCCAGCATCGGGGCGCCCCGGAAAGTGGGGGAGCGGGAGGTTTACGACGCCGGCGCGGACGCCGGGGCCGACGCCGCTGCATCGCCTGCGTACGCAGGGCCGCCGGCGCCGGTCGGCGCCGTCCGCGTCCGGCTCGTTGGCGCGCACGGCTGGGCGGACCTGCGCGGCGCCACGACGTGCGAGGCCATTACCGGGCCGGAGGCCGCGGGCGTCCTGGCCCGGCTGGGCCCGGACCCGCTGCGCAACCTGCCGGGCGACCGGGACACCTTCGCCGCCGTCGTCACCGGCAAACGCACACCCGTCGCTGCCCTGCTCATGGACCAGAAGGTGATTGCCGGCGTCGGGAATGTCTACCGGGCCGAACTGCTGTTCAGGCAGCGCATCAACCCGTGGCTGCCCGGGACGGCACTGTCATCGGACGCTGCCCGCCGGCTTTGGGACGATACCGCGGCCCTGATGTCCGACGGCGTCCGGGACGGCCGGATCATTACGACGCCCCCGCAGTACTGGGGTGCCGTCCGCGACGAACCCGCGGTGACGCCCGCCGACGGACCGGCGGCAGGCCTGCCGGACCCCGGCAGGTCCCACTTCGTCTACCGCCGGCACGGCCAGGACTGCCGCGATTGCGGAACCGCGGTGGCGCTTACGGAGCTGGGCGCCCGGAAGCTGTACTGGTGCCCGCAATGCCAGCAGGCCTGA
- a CDS encoding ribose-5-phosphate isomerase, whose translation MTTSDFPRVHIATDHAGMELSAHLVSHLSAKGYEVVDHGPKVYDALDDYPSFCINAALAVVADQEAGTHALGIVLGGSGNGEQIAANKVKGVRAALAWNLSTAQLAREHNDANVVAVGGRQHSVEEATAIIEAFLAEPFSNDERHVRRIGKIATYERTGEVVV comes from the coding sequence GTGACCACTTCTGACTTCCCCCGCGTGCACATTGCCACCGACCACGCCGGAATGGAGCTCAGCGCCCACCTCGTCAGCCACCTCAGCGCCAAGGGCTACGAGGTGGTGGACCACGGGCCCAAGGTCTACGACGCCCTCGACGACTACCCCTCGTTCTGCATCAACGCCGCACTCGCCGTCGTCGCCGACCAGGAAGCGGGAACCCACGCCCTGGGCATCGTTCTGGGCGGCTCCGGCAACGGCGAACAGATCGCAGCCAACAAGGTCAAGGGCGTGCGCGCCGCCCTGGCCTGGAACCTGTCCACTGCGCAGCTCGCCCGCGAACACAACGACGCCAACGTGGTGGCTGTCGGAGGCCGCCAGCACAGTGTGGAGGAGGCTACCGCCATCATCGAGGCCTTCCTGGCCGAGCCGTTCAGCAACGACGAGCGCCACGTCCGCCGGATCGGCAAAATCGCCACCTACGAGCGCACCGGCGAGGTTGTCGTCTAG
- the pepN gene encoding aminopeptidase N, with amino-acid sequence MNLTRTEARERAALIDVESYEVSLDLTRGENVFGSTTAVKFSAKPGSSTFIDAVTHAVHSVSLNGRELDPAEVSDGVRIQLPDLAAENHLLVVAEAPYMNTGEGLHRFVDPVDNEVYLYTQFEVPDSRRMFAVFEQPDLKASFTFTVTAPSHWDVVSNSPTPVPVETIPGEDGGARSVWEFTPTPRLSSYVTALIAGPYQSVRSEVTSAQGRVTPLGIFARKSLMQYLDADNIFELTRQGFEFFEAQFGCPYPFEKYDQLFVPEFNAGAMENAGAVTILEGYVFRGKVTDAQVERRAITVLHELAHMWFGDLVTMRWWNDLWLNESFAEYMSHLAAVENTEFDHAWTTFASVEKSWAYRQDQLPTTHPIFAEINDLQDVEVNFDGITYAKGASVLRQLVAWVGPEEFMSGVREYFSKHAWQNTELSDLMAELEKASGRDLGQWGRLWLETAGVNTLTPDIAAAADGTIGSFAIVQSATGSEPTLRPHRLAVGFYNLNDAGKLERVHREELDVDGERTEVPALAGLARPDLVLLNDDDLAYAKVRLDPTSLATATAHLKDFSRSLPRTLVWGSAWDAARDGDSPARGYVDLILANIAEESDSSVILVQLRQLATTLTFYVAEEHKEATAVAAADTLWDLASAVPPGSDAQLQFVKSYALLARSAGQLDTISGLLDGSLTLDGLSVDQDLRWELLASLVVGGRAGQERIDEELAQDNTANGQNAAALAKAAIPTPEAKAEAWESIVVKGELSNALQGSAVTGFTRVLDTSLLEPYAEKYFEAVPGIVASRTHALAQQIVVGLYPAQLTTQATVDRTDAFLAALPEDSAALRRMMLENRDGVVRALRARQADI; translated from the coding sequence ATGAACCTGACCCGCACCGAAGCCCGCGAGCGCGCCGCCCTGATCGACGTCGAGTCCTATGAGGTCAGCCTCGACCTGACCCGCGGCGAGAACGTCTTCGGGTCCACCACGGCCGTGAAGTTCTCGGCCAAGCCGGGGTCGTCGACCTTCATCGACGCTGTCACCCACGCCGTGCACAGCGTGAGCCTCAACGGGCGTGAACTGGATCCGGCGGAGGTTTCCGACGGTGTCCGGATCCAGCTCCCGGACCTGGCGGCCGAGAACCACCTGCTCGTGGTCGCGGAGGCCCCCTACATGAACACCGGAGAAGGCCTGCACCGGTTCGTGGACCCGGTGGACAACGAGGTCTATCTCTACACACAGTTCGAGGTGCCCGATTCGCGCCGCATGTTTGCCGTGTTCGAACAGCCCGACCTGAAGGCGAGCTTCACGTTCACCGTGACGGCGCCCTCGCACTGGGACGTCGTCTCCAACTCCCCCACCCCGGTGCCGGTGGAGACCATTCCCGGTGAAGACGGCGGCGCCCGCTCGGTCTGGGAGTTCACGCCCACCCCGCGGCTGTCCTCTTATGTCACGGCCTTGATCGCCGGGCCGTACCAGTCGGTCCGCAGCGAGGTCACCTCCGCGCAGGGCCGCGTGACCCCGCTGGGCATCTTCGCCCGCAAGTCCCTCATGCAGTACCTGGACGCGGACAACATCTTCGAACTCACCAGGCAGGGCTTCGAGTTCTTCGAGGCTCAGTTCGGCTGCCCGTACCCGTTCGAGAAGTACGACCAGCTGTTCGTGCCGGAGTTCAACGCCGGCGCCATGGAGAACGCCGGGGCCGTCACAATCCTGGAAGGCTATGTCTTCCGCGGCAAGGTCACCGACGCCCAGGTGGAGCGGCGCGCCATCACCGTGCTGCACGAACTCGCGCACATGTGGTTCGGCGACCTCGTCACGATGCGCTGGTGGAATGACCTCTGGCTCAACGAGTCCTTCGCCGAGTACATGTCCCACCTGGCCGCAGTGGAGAACACCGAGTTCGACCACGCCTGGACCACCTTCGCCTCCGTGGAGAAATCCTGGGCCTACCGGCAGGACCAGCTGCCCACCACGCACCCGATCTTCGCCGAGATCAACGACCTCCAGGACGTCGAGGTGAACTTCGACGGCATCACCTACGCCAAGGGCGCGTCGGTGCTGCGCCAGCTCGTCGCCTGGGTGGGTCCGGAGGAATTCATGTCCGGGGTCCGGGAGTACTTCAGCAAGCACGCCTGGCAGAACACCGAGCTCAGCGACCTCATGGCCGAACTGGAGAAGGCCAGCGGCCGTGACCTGGGCCAGTGGGGCCGGTTGTGGCTGGAGACCGCCGGCGTCAACACCCTGACCCCGGACATCGCCGCGGCCGCTGACGGCACCATCGGCTCCTTCGCGATCGTGCAGTCGGCCACCGGGAGTGAACCGACGCTCCGGCCGCACCGGCTCGCCGTTGGCTTCTACAACCTCAATGACGCCGGCAAGCTCGAGCGCGTGCACCGCGAGGAGCTCGATGTCGACGGCGAACGCACCGAGGTTCCGGCCCTCGCCGGCCTGGCCCGGCCGGACCTCGTCCTGCTCAACGACGACGACCTCGCCTACGCGAAGGTCCGGCTCGACCCGACGTCCCTCGCCACGGCGACGGCCCACCTGAAGGACTTCAGCCGGAGCCTGCCGCGCACGCTGGTCTGGGGCTCGGCCTGGGATGCGGCGCGCGACGGCGACAGCCCGGCCCGCGGCTATGTCGACCTGATCCTGGCCAACATTGCCGAGGAATCCGACTCCTCCGTGATCCTGGTCCAGTTGCGCCAGCTGGCCACCACCCTGACCTTCTACGTGGCCGAAGAGCACAAGGAGGCCACCGCCGTGGCCGCGGCCGACACCCTCTGGGACCTCGCCTCGGCCGTGCCGCCCGGCTCGGACGCGCAGCTGCAGTTCGTGAAGTCCTACGCCCTGCTGGCCCGCAGCGCCGGGCAGCTGGATACAATTTCCGGCCTGCTGGACGGCTCGCTCACCCTCGACGGGCTGAGCGTGGACCAGGACCTGCGGTGGGAGCTGCTGGCCTCCCTCGTCGTAGGCGGACGCGCCGGGCAGGAGCGGATCGACGAGGAGCTGGCACAGGACAACACGGCCAACGGACAAAACGCGGCAGCCCTGGCGAAGGCGGCCATCCCCACCCCCGAGGCGAAGGCCGAGGCCTGGGAATCCATTGTGGTCAAGGGCGAGCTCTCCAACGCCCTGCAGGGCTCCGCGGTGACCGGCTTCACCCGGGTCCTGGACACGTCCCTGCTGGAACCGTACGCCGAGAAGTACTTCGAAGCCGTCCCGGGGATCGTGGCCAGCCGCACCCACGCCCTGGCCCAGCAGATCGTCGTCGGGCTCTACCCGGCCCAGCTGACCACGCAGGCCACCGTGGACCGGACCGACGCGTTCCTGGCCGCCCTGCCGGAGGACAGCGCGGCGCTGCGCCGCATGATGCTGGAAAACCGCGACGGCGTGGTCCGCGCCCTGCGCGCCCGCCAGGCCGACATCTAG
- a CDS encoding OsmC family protein gives MSLDEHRYALTVRWTGNLGDGTASYRGYSRDHDVEIPGLPVLPGSADPTFRGDRSRYNPEQLLLAALSQCHMLSFLHVAVKHGVVVTAYEDQAEGLMRTNRDGSGQFESVTLKPRVSLAAPAAPDLLEELHAEANKVCFIARSVNFPVLHEPTAVVAPGTADPAPSD, from the coding sequence ATGAGCCTCGATGAGCACCGCTACGCGCTGACTGTCCGGTGGACCGGGAACCTTGGGGACGGGACGGCGTCGTACCGAGGCTATTCACGGGACCACGACGTCGAAATCCCCGGCCTTCCGGTGCTGCCGGGCTCGGCCGATCCGACGTTCCGCGGGGACCGGAGCCGGTACAACCCCGAGCAGCTGCTCCTGGCGGCGCTGTCCCAGTGCCACATGCTCTCCTTCCTGCACGTGGCCGTGAAGCACGGCGTGGTGGTGACGGCGTACGAGGACCAGGCCGAGGGGCTCATGCGGACCAACCGGGACGGCAGCGGCCAGTTCGAATCCGTCACACTCAAGCCGCGGGTGTCCCTGGCCGCACCGGCCGCTCCTGACCTACTCGAGGAGCTTCACGCCGAGGCCAACAAGGTCTGCTTCATCGCCCGCAGCGTCAACTTTCCGGTGCTGCACGAGCCCACGGCCGTGGTCGCGCCCGGGACGGCCGACCCTGCCCCGTCGGACTGA
- a CDS encoding epimerase, giving the protein MRILVLGGTAFLSSEIAGQALAAGHDVTCLARGSVAAPPRGATWVQSDRTRGHAAYAAVAAGSRGPGGWDAVIDVTRDPEQGREALDVLAPTARHWTVVSSCSVYADHSVPGAGEDAPVLPPLAPGTALTPENYGEAKSAIEQWATGLAPDKAHLCRAGLIGGPGDGSDRYGYWPARFARDDDPVLVPDIPGDSTQVIDVRDLAAWIVAAAEKGVTGALNAVGEAVPFAAYLDECLRLTGRTAEVTAAPGGWLAGQGVNYWAGPDSLPLWLPPGHEGFAARSNDAALAAGLRLRPWAQTLRDTLSDERKRGLARERKAGLSPEKERSTLAAYRAQSA; this is encoded by the coding sequence ATGCGCATCCTGGTTCTTGGCGGTACGGCCTTCCTGTCTTCCGAAATCGCCGGGCAAGCCCTGGCCGCCGGGCACGACGTCACCTGCCTGGCCCGCGGAAGCGTTGCCGCCCCGCCCCGCGGAGCCACATGGGTGCAGTCGGACCGGACCAGGGGACACGCCGCCTATGCGGCCGTGGCGGCAGGCAGCCGGGGCCCGGGCGGCTGGGACGCCGTCATCGACGTCACCCGGGATCCGGAACAGGGCCGCGAGGCACTCGATGTCCTTGCGCCAACGGCCAGGCACTGGACTGTCGTGTCCAGTTGCTCGGTCTATGCGGATCACTCGGTTCCCGGCGCCGGGGAGGACGCTCCGGTCCTGCCTCCACTGGCACCGGGCACCGCCCTGACGCCGGAGAACTACGGCGAGGCCAAGTCCGCGATCGAACAGTGGGCGACGGGACTCGCGCCGGACAAGGCGCACCTTTGCCGCGCGGGGCTGATCGGCGGGCCGGGTGACGGCTCGGACCGGTACGGCTATTGGCCTGCCCGATTCGCCCGGGACGATGATCCGGTCCTGGTCCCGGACATCCCCGGGGACTCCACCCAGGTCATCGACGTGCGGGACCTCGCGGCCTGGATCGTGGCCGCGGCGGAGAAGGGCGTCACGGGCGCCCTGAACGCCGTCGGCGAGGCCGTGCCGTTTGCCGCGTACCTGGACGAATGCCTGCGCCTCACGGGCCGGACGGCGGAGGTGACCGCGGCCCCGGGTGGCTGGCTGGCAGGGCAGGGCGTGAACTACTGGGCCGGCCCCGACTCGCTGCCGCTGTGGCTGCCGCCGGGCCACGAGGGCTTCGCGGCCCGGAGCAACGATGCAGCGCTGGCGGCCGGCCTCCGGCTCCGGCCCTGGGCACAGACGCTGCGCGACACCCTCAGTGACGAGCGCAAGCGCGGCCTGGCCCGGGAACGCAAGGCGGGACTGAGCCCGGAGAAGGAACGGTCGACCCTGGCTGCCTACCGGGCGCAGTCCGCCTGA
- a CDS encoding mechanosensitive ion channel family protein — translation MYSMTTADPITLSEISTVNFPGVLISIGVGVAVWLVASFVISGITKRVAQGSTFFKKRHFRWVTPALRALDHERRVQRANTIGALLRSVVGVLVAALTIMYVLKNLNVDIAPLLTSVGILGIAIGFGAQQLIRDFLAGIFITLEDQYGIGDVIETSEVVGVVESMNLRITRVRAEDGAIWYLRNGEILRVGNRSQGTYIPPEEPPADEPDTAPQQQAGE, via the coding sequence ATGTACAGCATGACAACAGCCGATCCCATCACTCTTTCGGAAATTTCGACGGTCAATTTCCCGGGGGTCCTTATCAGCATCGGCGTCGGCGTTGCGGTGTGGCTCGTGGCGTCCTTCGTGATTTCCGGGATCACCAAGCGTGTCGCCCAGGGCAGCACCTTCTTCAAGAAGCGGCACTTCCGCTGGGTGACCCCGGCGCTCCGGGCGCTGGACCACGAGCGCCGGGTCCAGCGGGCCAACACGATCGGTGCCCTCCTCAGGAGCGTGGTGGGCGTCCTGGTGGCCGCACTGACCATCATGTATGTGCTCAAGAACCTGAATGTGGACATCGCACCGCTGCTGACCAGCGTGGGTATTCTCGGTATCGCCATCGGCTTCGGCGCCCAGCAGCTGATCCGCGACTTCCTGGCCGGCATCTTCATCACCCTCGAGGACCAGTACGGGATCGGCGACGTGATCGAGACCTCCGAGGTGGTGGGCGTCGTCGAGTCCATGAACCTGCGGATCACCCGGGTCCGCGCCGAGGACGGCGCCATCTGGTACTTGCGCAACGGCGAAATCCTGCGCGTGGGCAACCGGTCGCAGGGCACCTACATCCCGCCGGAGGAGCCGCCGGCGGATGAGCCCGACACCGCACCCCAGCAGCAGGCCGGAGAATAG
- a CDS encoding globin, which produces MTIPSAGEPRQPRQLLQNDPFSQPGYTDNFYDAVGGHETFVKLIDVFYDGVATDPLLRPMYPEEDLGPAKRRFLMFLEQYWGGPTTYGEERGHPRLRMRHMPFRVTPEAKDRWLHHMRAAVDALDLPPLYEGTLWDYMERAALSMVNSPSDA; this is translated from the coding sequence ATGACCATTCCCAGCGCCGGCGAACCCCGGCAGCCCCGCCAGCTCCTGCAGAACGATCCGTTCAGCCAGCCAGGCTACACCGACAACTTCTACGACGCCGTCGGCGGACACGAGACTTTCGTGAAGCTCATCGACGTGTTTTACGACGGCGTGGCGACTGACCCGCTGCTGCGTCCCATGTATCCGGAGGAGGATCTCGGCCCGGCCAAGCGGCGCTTCCTGATGTTCCTGGAACAGTACTGGGGCGGCCCGACGACGTACGGCGAGGAGCGCGGGCACCCCCGGCTGCGGATGCGCCACATGCCGTTCCGTGTGACGCCGGAGGCGAAGGACCGGTGGCTGCACCACATGCGCGCCGCCGTGGACGCCCTGGACCTGCCGCCGTTGTACGAGGGAACGCTCTGGGACTACATGGAACGGGCCGCGCTCTCGATGGTCAACAGCCCGTCGGACGCCTAG
- a CDS encoding CG0192-related protein, whose product MAIIHQATLTPTKMELLERWLPGRPWLPDSGSAPEKVGHFRFDDPGGEVGLETILVRSGGAVFQVPLSYRGAPLVGADGFLVGTLEHSVLGTRWVYDACADPCYVRALAGAVLAGQPQAKHYLQVDGAEKVLPESVLVHSTEAAAAAVPDVEDVTVEETREGSVIRSGELRIVVRRRLDAAEEPAARALIGTWEGQETPVTLAVVTAA is encoded by the coding sequence ATGGCGATCATTCATCAGGCGACCCTCACCCCGACGAAAATGGAACTCCTCGAACGCTGGCTGCCCGGCCGGCCTTGGCTCCCGGACTCGGGATCGGCGCCGGAGAAGGTGGGCCACTTCCGCTTCGACGATCCCGGCGGCGAGGTCGGCTTGGAGACGATCCTGGTGCGCTCCGGCGGCGCCGTCTTCCAGGTCCCGCTAAGCTACCGCGGCGCTCCCCTGGTCGGCGCCGACGGCTTCCTTGTCGGGACGTTGGAACATTCGGTGCTGGGAACGCGCTGGGTCTACGACGCCTGCGCGGACCCCTGCTACGTCCGTGCCCTGGCCGGGGCGGTCCTGGCCGGCCAGCCCCAGGCGAAGCACTATCTGCAGGTCGACGGCGCCGAGAAGGTGCTTCCCGAATCCGTACTCGTACACAGCACGGAAGCGGCAGCGGCGGCCGTGCCCGACGTCGAGGACGTCACGGTCGAGGAGACCCGGGAGGGATCGGTGATCCGGTCCGGGGAACTGAGAATCGTGGTGCGGCGGCGGCTTGACGCGGCGGAGGAACCGGCCGCGCGGGCCCTCATCGGGACCTGGGAGGGCCAGGAAACGCCGGTCACGCTCGCCGTCGTGACCGCCGCCTGA
- a CDS encoding acyl-CoA thioesterase II, which yields MTEADAGLQGLPAQDPTALLIQLLNLGELEGARTDEDIFMGPSQRQPRQRVFGGQVLAQSLIAGSRTVEPERSVHSMHGYFLRPGDANKPITFGVQRLRDGRSFSARRVHAYQEGMPILSMIASFQAEDKGIDHQSEMPAGIPDPESLPSTADLLGKIDHPVARHWAYERPFDIRHVDPALYVSAEGRKEARNAVWMKTFGPMPDDAGLHRAALAYASDYTLLESILRRHGMSWITPGMSVASLDHAMWWHRPVRVDEWLLYVQESPSAQGARGLATGRIFSRDGRHVATVAQEGMIRVPSDQADKSAGAVQSAVL from the coding sequence ATGACTGAAGCCGACGCCGGACTGCAGGGCCTGCCGGCCCAGGACCCCACTGCACTGCTCATCCAACTCCTCAACCTTGGCGAGCTCGAAGGCGCGCGCACGGACGAGGACATCTTCATGGGCCCCTCGCAGCGGCAGCCGCGGCAGCGCGTCTTCGGCGGTCAGGTGCTGGCGCAGTCCCTGATTGCCGGCAGCCGCACGGTCGAACCGGAGCGCAGCGTGCACTCCATGCACGGCTATTTCCTCCGGCCGGGCGACGCCAACAAACCGATCACCTTTGGCGTGCAGCGTCTGCGCGATGGCCGGTCCTTCTCGGCGCGCCGGGTCCACGCCTACCAGGAGGGCATGCCCATCCTGTCGATGATCGCCTCGTTCCAGGCCGAGGACAAAGGCATCGACCACCAGTCGGAAATGCCCGCCGGGATCCCGGACCCCGAGTCGCTGCCCAGCACCGCGGACCTGCTGGGCAAAATCGACCACCCTGTGGCCCGGCACTGGGCCTATGAACGGCCCTTCGACATCCGCCATGTCGACCCCGCCCTGTACGTTTCGGCCGAGGGACGCAAGGAAGCCCGCAACGCGGTCTGGATGAAGACCTTCGGCCCGATGCCCGACGACGCCGGCCTGCACCGGGCCGCCCTGGCCTATGCGAGCGACTACACCCTGCTGGAGTCGATCCTCCGCAGGCACGGGATGAGCTGGATTACGCCCGGAATGTCCGTGGCGAGCCTGGATCACGCCATGTGGTGGCACCGGCCGGTCCGGGTGGACGAATGGCTCCTGTACGTCCAGGAATCCCCCAGCGCCCAGGGTGCCCGGGGCCTGGCCACCGGCAGGATCTTCAGCCGCGACGGCCGGCACGTGGCCACGGTGGCGCAGGAAGGCATGATCCGCGTCCCCAGCGACCAGGCGGACAAGTCCGCAGGGGCCGTCCAGTCCGCTGTCCTGTAG
- the ettA gene encoding energy-dependent translational throttle protein EttA: MAEFIYTMTKARKAVGEKLILDDVSMSFFPGAKIGVVGPNGAGKSTILKIMAGLDTPSNGEARLSPGYTVGILLQEPPLNEDKTVLGNVQEGVGEIYGKIQRFNEISEEMASPDADYDALLEEMGQLQEAIDAADAWDIDSQLEQAMDALRCPPADADVTLLSGGERRRVALCKLLLQKPDLLLLDEPTNHLDAESVLWLEQHLSTYAGAVLAVTHDRYFLDHVAEWIAEVDRGHLYPYEGNYSTYLEKKRARLEIQGKKDAKQAKRLSEELEWVRSNAKGRQTKSKARLARYEEMAAEADRTRKLDFEEIQIPPGPRLGGLVLEAKDLQKGFDDRTLIDGLSFSLPRNGIVGVIGPNGVGKSTLFKTIVGLEPLDGGELKIGDSVKISYADQSRGGIDPNKTLWEVVSDGLDYIQVGHVEMPSRAYVAAFGFKGPDQQKKAGVLSGGERNRLNLALTLKQGGNLLLLDEPTNDLDVETLSSLENALLEFPGCAVVVSHDRWFLDRVATHILAYEGDEENPSKWYWFEGNFESYEENKVERLGPDAAKPHRVTHRRLTRD; this comes from the coding sequence ATGGCGGAATTTATCTACACAATGACCAAGGCCCGTAAGGCTGTCGGCGAAAAACTCATCCTCGATGACGTGAGCATGTCCTTCTTCCCGGGGGCCAAGATTGGCGTTGTCGGCCCGAATGGTGCCGGTAAGTCCACCATTCTCAAGATCATGGCGGGCCTGGACACCCCCTCCAACGGTGAGGCCCGGCTCAGCCCCGGCTACACGGTGGGCATCCTGCTGCAGGAGCCGCCGCTGAACGAGGACAAGACCGTCCTGGGCAACGTCCAGGAAGGCGTCGGCGAAATCTACGGCAAGATCCAGCGCTTCAACGAAATCTCCGAGGAAATGGCCAGCCCCGACGCTGACTACGATGCCCTCCTCGAGGAAATGGGCCAGCTGCAGGAAGCGATCGACGCAGCCGACGCCTGGGACATCGATTCCCAGCTGGAACAGGCCATGGACGCGCTGCGCTGCCCGCCGGCCGACGCCGATGTCACCCTGCTCTCCGGCGGTGAGCGCCGCCGCGTCGCCCTCTGCAAGCTCCTGCTCCAGAAGCCGGACCTGCTCCTGCTCGACGAGCCCACCAACCACCTCGACGCCGAGAGCGTGCTGTGGCTTGAGCAACACCTGTCCACCTATGCCGGTGCCGTCCTCGCCGTCACCCACGACCGCTACTTCCTGGACCACGTGGCCGAATGGATCGCCGAAGTGGACCGCGGCCACCTCTACCCCTACGAGGGCAACTACTCCACGTACCTGGAGAAGAAGCGCGCCCGGCTGGAAATCCAAGGCAAGAAGGACGCCAAGCAGGCCAAGCGCCTCAGCGAGGAACTCGAGTGGGTCCGCTCCAACGCCAAGGGCCGCCAGACCAAGTCCAAGGCCCGCCTGGCCCGCTACGAGGAAATGGCCGCTGAGGCAGACCGCACCCGCAAGCTCGACTTCGAGGAGATCCAGATCCCGCCGGGACCGCGTCTTGGCGGACTCGTGCTCGAAGCCAAGGACCTCCAGAAGGGCTTCGACGACCGCACGCTGATCGACGGCCTGTCCTTCTCGCTGCCCCGTAACGGCATCGTTGGCGTCATCGGCCCGAACGGCGTCGGCAAGTCCACTCTGTTCAAGACCATCGTGGGCCTGGAACCGCTCGACGGCGGCGAGCTGAAGATCGGCGATTCCGTCAAGATCTCCTACGCCGACCAGAGCCGCGGCGGGATCGACCCCAACAAGACGCTGTGGGAGGTTGTGTCCGACGGGCTCGACTACATCCAGGTCGGCCACGTCGAAATGCCGTCCCGCGCCTACGTGGCCGCATTCGGCTTCAAGGGCCCGGACCAGCAGAAGAAGGCCGGCGTCCTCTCCGGTGGTGAACGCAACCGCCTCAACCTGGCGCTGACCCTCAAGCAGGGCGGCAACCTGCTGCTCCTCGACGAGCCCACCAACGACCTCGACGTCGAAACCCTCAGCAGCCTCGAAAACGCGCTGCTCGAGTTCCCGGGCTGCGCCGTCGTCGTCTCGCACGACCGCTGGTTCCTTGACCGGGTGGCCACGCACATCCTGGCCTACGAAGGCGACGAGGAAAACCCGTCCAAGTGGTACTGGTTCGAAGGCAACTTCGAGTCCTACGAAGAGAACAAGGTGGAGCGACTGGGCCCGGACGCGGCCAAGCCGCACCGCGTGACGCACCGCCGCCTCACCCGCGACTAG
- a CDS encoding DUF6993 domain-containing protein: MKSKVVAVLDGAARAGGEPRTDDVRAALTGTGIPAADVEVTAARTPTGLAADAVEAAVRDGGSCIVAQIRRGSVAVSVLPALASGGCLVGVQD; encoded by the coding sequence ATGAAATCCAAGGTCGTGGCGGTCCTGGACGGTGCCGCGCGAGCCGGCGGCGAGCCCCGCACCGATGACGTCCGCGCGGCTTTGACCGGCACCGGAATACCCGCAGCCGACGTCGAAGTGACGGCGGCCCGGACGCCCACCGGTCTGGCCGCCGACGCCGTCGAAGCCGCGGTCCGCGACGGCGGAAGCTGCATCGTGGCCCAGATCCGCCGCGGCAGTGTCGCCGTCAGTGTGCTGCCTGCCCTGGCCTCCGGCGGCTGCCTCGTCGGCGTCCAGGACTGA